The Pseudanabaena galeata CCNP1313 genome includes a region encoding these proteins:
- a CDS encoding Re/Si-specific NAD(P)(+) transhydrogenase subunit alpha gives MKIGVIKEIEFGERRVALIPEVVSRLTKSGLEVLIESHAGELSFFADSTYVEAGAKIITDKSALINEAEILLKVGAPREEEVSMFKQGQITIGFLNPLGRPELIRRLAHQGVTAMSMEMIPRSSRAQSMDALSSQASIAGYKAVLIAAAALPKYLPMLTTAAGTIPPAKVVVLGAGVAGLQAIATARRLGAQVEAYDIRPAVREEVQSLGAKFINVTLEEDTTAAGGYAKEISEAAKQHAQVILAKHIKDADIVITTAQVPGRKAPVMVTDDMIAQMKRGSIIVDMAGEQGGNCEGTIAGKDVLCHGATIISPINLPSSMPIHASQKYAKNLLNLLNHLIKKGELNLDFDDDIISSTCITHAGEIRNQRVKDALSQLAVTV, from the coding sequence ATGAAGATAGGCGTTATCAAGGAAATAGAATTTGGTGAACGTAGAGTAGCGCTAATTCCTGAAGTTGTTAGCCGCTTAACTAAAAGTGGATTGGAAGTCTTAATTGAAAGTCATGCGGGTGAGTTGTCCTTTTTTGCAGACTCCACTTATGTGGAAGCAGGAGCCAAAATTATCACTGACAAAAGCGCTCTGATTAATGAAGCAGAAATTTTGCTCAAGGTCGGTGCGCCCCGTGAAGAGGAAGTGAGTATGTTCAAGCAAGGACAGATTACCATCGGTTTTCTTAATCCCTTGGGGAGACCAGAACTAATTCGCCGTCTTGCCCATCAGGGTGTAACGGCGATGAGCATGGAGATGATCCCGCGCAGTAGTCGGGCGCAAAGTATGGATGCGCTCTCTTCACAAGCTTCGATCGCTGGTTACAAAGCCGTACTAATCGCAGCAGCAGCTTTGCCTAAGTATTTGCCGATGTTGACCACGGCCGCAGGCACGATCCCGCCAGCAAAAGTGGTGGTACTCGGTGCTGGTGTCGCAGGGCTTCAGGCGATCGCCACGGCGCGTCGTCTGGGCGCACAGGTGGAAGCCTATGATATCCGTCCTGCGGTACGCGAAGAAGTGCAGAGCCTTGGCGCGAAATTCATTAATGTCACTTTGGAAGAAGATACAACAGCCGCAGGTGGCTATGCAAAAGAGATTTCGGAAGCCGCCAAACAACATGCTCAAGTGATCCTCGCTAAGCATATTAAAGATGCAGACATTGTGATTACCACCGCCCAAGTGCCTGGGCGTAAAGCACCTGTGATGGTTACTGATGACATGATCGCCCAAATGAAACGTGGGTCAATCATTGTCGATATGGCAGGTGAACAAGGAGGTAATTGTGAAGGAACTATTGCTGGTAAAGATGTGCTTTGTCACGGGGCAACAATTATTTCGCCAATTAATTTACCGTCATCTATGCCAATCCATGCTTCGCAAAAATATGCCAAAAATCTACTCAATTTACTCAATCACCTGATCAAGAAGGGTGAACTAAACCTTGATTTTGACGATGATATTATCAGCAGCACCTGTATCACTCATGCTGGTGAGATTCGCAATCAGCGAGTTAAAGATGCACTTTCTCAATTAGCAGTCACCGTTTAA